One part of the Tenacibaculum sp. 190130A14a genome encodes these proteins:
- a CDS encoding MBL fold metallo-hydrolase, giving the protein MKSIFAFLFLLLCTSCTKKNISINEVSIVVLGTVQDAGSPQITCKKECCKDLFSSPDISRKVTSLGLIDPKSNKKFLFEATPNIATQIRLLDEFGNFEKETPDGVFLTHAHIGHYAGLMFFGKEAMNASKITTYTMPKMKNFLQENGPWSQLVTNNNIEIKAIENEKEFALTDHIKITPFTVPHRDEFSETVGYKIVGPNKSALFIPDIDKWEKWEKDIIQEIRNVDYAFLDATFYDGKEINNRDISEIPHPFVSESMAKFGQLEKSEKEKIIFIHFNHTNPLLNSSSKAYKTVINNGFKVANIKDVFTL; this is encoded by the coding sequence ATGAAATCTATATTTGCCTTTCTTTTCTTACTTCTATGTACCTCTTGTACAAAGAAAAACATCAGTATAAATGAAGTTTCTATTGTTGTGTTGGGTACCGTTCAAGATGCAGGGTCTCCTCAAATAACCTGTAAAAAAGAATGTTGCAAAGATTTATTTAGTTCTCCTGATATCTCAAGAAAAGTTACTTCTTTAGGTTTGATAGATCCTAAATCGAATAAAAAATTTCTTTTTGAAGCAACTCCGAATATTGCCACTCAAATTAGATTATTGGATGAGTTTGGGAATTTTGAAAAAGAAACTCCGGATGGAGTATTCTTAACACATGCACACATCGGACACTATGCAGGATTGATGTTTTTTGGTAAAGAAGCTATGAATGCTTCTAAAATAACTACCTATACAATGCCGAAAATGAAAAACTTTCTTCAAGAAAATGGTCCTTGGAGTCAATTAGTGACGAATAATAATATTGAAATCAAAGCAATAGAAAACGAAAAAGAATTTGCTTTAACAGATCACATTAAAATTACTCCTTTTACTGTTCCTCATAGAGATGAATTTTCCGAGACTGTAGGATATAAAATTGTGGGACCTAACAAATCTGCTTTATTCATTCCTGATATTGATAAATGGGAGAAGTGGGAAAAAGATATTATTCAAGAAATTCGAAATGTAGATTATGCTTTTTTAGATGCCACTTTTTATGATGGAAAAGAAATTAATAATAGAGATATTTCTGAAATTCCACATCCTTTTGTAAGTGAAAGTATGGCTAAGTTTGGACAACTTGAGAAAAGTGAAAAAGAAAAAATTATTTTTATTCACTTCAATCATACAAACCCTCTTTTAAACTCCTCAAGCAAGGCATATAAAACTGTTATAAACAATGGTTTTAAAGTTGCTAACATCAAAGACGTTTTTACTTTGTAA
- a CDS encoding ABC transporter substrate-binding protein — translation MKNYLLFALLTCFVSCKKVKKEENNAQEKNSSEIKYAKGFDIIKDGSLTKLIIKKPYKDSKETFEYIVSYNKQPNSIKVPVEKLVVTSTTHIPMIELLEKEDAIIGFPHTKYISSEKTRKLVDNGSIVEIGKEASLNTEILLDLQPELVVGFAVSNISKVYKTIESAGIPVVMNGGWLEETPLGRAEWIKFFGLILDKEKEADSIFSVIEQNYLNAKQIALKSNKQPTILSGAIMNSEVWNLPAGESFVAQYLKDANLNYLWGKTKGRGSLSLSFESVLDKGQNADVWIAPGYFNTKEQMLQSNTNYQQFSAFKNDKVYTPNLRKGSTGGTIYFELAPVRPDLVLKDIIKITQPELLPDYQTTFFDKMK, via the coding sequence ATGAAAAATTATCTTCTTTTCGCTTTGTTAACTTGTTTTGTATCATGCAAAAAAGTAAAAAAGGAAGAAAACAATGCACAAGAAAAAAACTCTTCTGAGATTAAATATGCTAAAGGGTTTGATATTATTAAAGATGGTTCTCTTACCAAGCTAATTATAAAAAAGCCTTATAAAGACTCTAAAGAGACTTTTGAATATATAGTTTCATACAACAAACAACCAAACAGTATTAAGGTTCCTGTTGAAAAATTAGTTGTTACCTCTACAACACACATTCCAATGATTGAGCTATTAGAAAAAGAAGATGCTATTATTGGGTTTCCTCATACCAAATATATTTCTTCAGAAAAAACCAGAAAACTAGTTGATAATGGTTCAATTGTAGAAATTGGAAAAGAAGCTTCTCTAAACACTGAAATATTATTGGATTTACAACCAGAATTAGTAGTTGGGTTTGCGGTTAGTAACATCAGTAAGGTTTACAAAACTATTGAATCTGCTGGAATACCAGTAGTTATGAATGGTGGTTGGCTTGAAGAAACCCCTCTAGGTAGAGCTGAATGGATAAAGTTTTTTGGTTTGATATTAGATAAAGAAAAAGAAGCCGATAGTATTTTCAGCGTTATTGAACAAAATTATCTAAACGCAAAGCAAATTGCTCTTAAATCGAATAAACAACCTACGATATTATCTGGTGCTATTATGAACAGCGAGGTATGGAATTTACCTGCTGGAGAAAGTTTTGTAGCTCAATATTTAAAAGATGCAAATCTTAATTATTTATGGGGAAAAACTAAAGGAAGAGGAAGCTTATCGTTAAGTTTTGAAAGTGTACTTGATAAAGGACAAAACGCAGATGTCTGGATTGCGCCTGGTTATTTCAACACTAAAGAACAAATGCTTCAAAGCAATACGAATTATCAGCAATTTTCGGCTTTTAAGAATGATAAGGTTTATACTCCTAATCTCAGAAAAGGAAGTACCGGAGGAACTATTTATTTTGAACTTGCACCCGTGAGACCTGATTTGGTATTAAAAGATATTATAAAAATAACACAACCTGAACTATTACCTGACTACCAGACCACTTTCTTTGATAAAATGAAATAA
- a CDS encoding TonB-dependent receptor plug domain-containing protein codes for MKKQLLIVGAIAMGLASTKTFAQEQEKAEKLDEVVVTATKIKTSKKNIGKIVYKLNAKQIEERQGKSLIEILNEVPGVEINGNQSNRGQNLGVYIRGGRNKQVAVLIDGVNVNDPSSIAGDFDLRQLDLSQIESIEVLKGASSVLYGSGAATGVINIILKKSSKKEFQGTLTTSIGSNRSAEHTKASIDELQANFNFNGTVGKFDYLLGLNASNSSGLSAIESLDENNPNQEDKFYRQNALLRLGYNVTKNLRVGIEGSFNLFNNEFDSSYPAGDADFFSETKQHRAVFSTDFKYVKGELKARAFVTDIDRESNSFGGSVFNGEVKGFDVFNSYRVMSNLSVITGVTAQFQDMLQEASFSNIGKGTAEQHFYDPYLSANYNTDGFNINAGVRMNIHNEYGNHFVYNINPSYNFEVLEGKNLKVFASYGTAFIAPTLSEIFNKADSVDQLQPEEDFTVEGGFEFDVLDNLTVNATYFYREETDKVVWSGGRYLNNLGTFNLKGIEANVVFNPIEKLSILADYTFINIDGGTSIINLPKQKFGVRANYQVLPKTFTSVSYRFTGERATFGDPLEAYSLVDFFVNHKVLKDKITLFGSMTNVLNENFQDVSGYTARGRNFNLGLRVQF; via the coding sequence ATGAAAAAACAATTATTAATTGTTGGTGCTATTGCTATGGGGTTAGCTAGCACAAAAACTTTTGCACAAGAGCAAGAGAAAGCTGAGAAGTTAGATGAAGTTGTAGTAACTGCAACCAAAATCAAGACCAGCAAAAAGAATATTGGGAAAATAGTTTATAAATTGAATGCTAAGCAGATCGAAGAAAGACAGGGGAAAAGCTTAATTGAGATTTTAAACGAAGTTCCAGGTGTTGAAATTAACGGTAACCAAAGTAACCGTGGACAAAACCTTGGTGTATATATCCGAGGAGGTAGAAACAAGCAAGTTGCTGTTTTAATTGATGGAGTAAATGTAAATGATCCTTCTTCAATTGCAGGTGATTTTGATTTAAGACAGTTAGATTTAAGCCAAATAGAATCTATAGAAGTATTAAAAGGAGCTTCTTCGGTATTATATGGTTCTGGTGCGGCAACAGGGGTAATCAATATTATTTTAAAGAAGTCTTCTAAAAAAGAGTTTCAAGGTACTTTAACAACTTCTATTGGAAGTAATAGGTCAGCAGAGCACACAAAAGCATCGATTGATGAATTACAAGCAAACTTCAATTTTAATGGTACTGTAGGTAAATTTGATTATTTACTTGGTTTAAATGCTAGTAACTCTTCTGGATTATCTGCTATTGAAAGTTTAGATGAAAATAATCCAAATCAAGAAGATAAGTTTTACCGTCAAAATGCATTATTAAGATTAGGATATAATGTAACAAAAAACTTAAGAGTTGGAATCGAAGGAAGTTTCAATTTATTTAACAATGAGTTTGATTCTTCTTACCCTGCTGGGGATGCTGATTTTTTTTCTGAAACTAAACAACACAGAGCGGTTTTCAGTACAGATTTTAAATATGTAAAAGGAGAATTAAAAGCACGTGCATTTGTTACTGATATTGACAGAGAATCAAATTCATTTGGAGGAAGTGTATTTAATGGAGAAGTAAAAGGGTTTGATGTATTTAATAGTTATAGAGTAATGAGTAACTTATCTGTTATTACAGGGGTTACAGCTCAATTTCAAGATATGTTACAAGAAGCTTCTTTTAGTAATATAGGAAAAGGGACTGCTGAGCAACATTTTTATGATCCTTATCTATCTGCAAATTATAACACTGATGGATTTAATATCAATGCAGGGGTAAGAATGAATATTCACAATGAATATGGAAATCACTTTGTATACAATATTAACCCATCATATAATTTTGAAGTTTTAGAAGGAAAGAATTTAAAAGTATTTGCTTCTTATGGTACAGCATTTATTGCTCCTACATTGTCTGAAATCTTCAATAAAGCAGATAGTGTTGATCAATTACAACCTGAAGAAGATTTTACAGTGGAAGGTGGATTTGAGTTTGATGTGTTAGATAATTTAACTGTAAACGCAACTTATTTCTATAGAGAAGAAACTGATAAAGTTGTTTGGAGCGGTGGTAGATACTTAAACAACTTAGGTACTTTTAATTTAAAGGGAATTGAAGCAAATGTTGTTTTTAACCCAATCGAAAAGTTATCAATTCTTGCAGACTATACTTTTATTAATATTGACGGAGGTACAAGTATAATTAACTTACCTAAACAAAAGTTTGGAGTAAGAGCAAACTATCAGGTATTACCAAAAACGTTTACAAGTGTTTCATATAGATTTACTGGAGAGAGAGCTACTTTTGGTGATCCTTTAGAAGCTTACAGTTTAGTAGATTTCTTTGTAAACCATAAAGTATTGAAAGATAAAATTACATTATTTGGAAGTATGACAAATGTGTTAAACGAGAATTTCCAAGATGTAAGTGGATATACAGCTAGAGGAAGAAACTTTAATTTAGGATTAAGAGTGCAATTTTAA
- a CDS encoding thiol-disulfide oxidoreductase DCC family protein, producing the protein MTDLYKDKKIILFDGVCNFCNDAVLKVLKYDKKNTFLFTSLQSDTGKEIVNHLRIDTSKIDSIILYEPNVSYDIKSSAALKIMNDFGGIWKLSQLFFIFPSPFRNVIYDYIAKNRYRWFGKKEECMIPTQEIKDKFI; encoded by the coding sequence ATGACTGATTTATATAAAGATAAAAAAATTATATTGTTCGACGGAGTGTGTAACTTTTGCAATGATGCTGTGCTAAAGGTTCTTAAGTATGATAAAAAGAATACTTTTTTATTTACATCCTTACAATCAGATACAGGAAAAGAAATTGTAAATCATTTACGTATTGATACTTCTAAAATAGATTCTATTATCTTATATGAACCTAATGTTTCATATGACATCAAATCTTCGGCTGCATTAAAAATTATGAATGATTTTGGTGGGATATGGAAACTTAGTCAGCTATTTTTCATCTTTCCTAGCCCCTTTAGGAATGTTATTTACGATTATATAGCTAAAAACCGTTATCGATGGTTTGGCAAAAAAGAAGAATGTATGATACCAACTCAAGAAATAAAAGATAAATTTATATAA
- a CDS encoding ABC transporter ATP-binding protein, producing MIRIENLHKSYPIGKDSLHVLKGLDLHIKEGEFVSIMGSSGSGKSTLLNIVGLLDNHDEGNYYLNGQLIEDLNEKKAAVLRNKFLGFVFQSFNLISYKTALENVALPLYYKGINRKERLKTALDYLEKVGLKDWANHLPNELSGGQKQRVAIARALVTEPKVILADEPTGALDSTTTDSVMDLLKEINDDGITVFVITHEEDVAEQTNRIVRLKDGVIMSDELTEKFKSKAKAV from the coding sequence ATGATACGTATAGAAAACCTACACAAATCCTATCCAATAGGTAAAGATTCCCTTCATGTTTTAAAAGGATTAGACTTACATATTAAAGAAGGTGAGTTTGTATCTATTATGGGATCTTCAGGGTCAGGTAAATCTACTTTACTAAATATAGTAGGGTTATTAGATAATCATGATGAAGGAAATTATTATTTAAATGGTCAATTAATTGAAGATTTAAATGAAAAAAAGGCTGCAGTACTTCGTAATAAATTTTTAGGTTTTGTATTTCAGTCGTTTAACCTAATTTCGTACAAAACAGCATTAGAAAATGTTGCGCTTCCGTTATACTATAAAGGTATAAATAGAAAAGAGCGTTTAAAAACTGCATTAGATTACTTAGAAAAAGTTGGGTTAAAAGATTGGGCAAATCATTTACCTAATGAGCTTTCTGGTGGGCAAAAACAGAGAGTTGCTATTGCAAGAGCTTTGGTAACTGAACCAAAAGTTATTTTGGCAGATGAACCCACAGGAGCTTTAGATTCTACTACAACAGATTCTGTAATGGATTTGTTAAAAGAAATTAACGATGATGGTATTACAGTATTTGTAATTACACACGAAGAAGATGTGGCTGAACAAACGAATAGAATTGTTCGTTTAAAAGATGGAGTAATTATGAGTGACGAGTTAACAGAGAAGTTTAAAAGCAAAGCCAAAGCCGTTTAA
- a CDS encoding ABC transporter permease encodes MFDLDRWREIFQSINKNKLRSVLSGFTVAFAILLFTLLFGIVSGLQNQFKTAFVDDATNAMFVRVWKTSKPYKGLQTGRRIQLKNKDYNYVKGTYEDKIQHLTARIYRSVNIAYKNNQNNYRLRAVHPDHQFLEKTIMDEGRYINERDLKNKSKVIVIGRLVKQDLFGEKPALGKQVNVDGISYKVIGIFSDKGGDNEERQTYMPVTTAQKLYGNNDYINQINIGYDPKLSLEEAIAFGNRLERDLRKKLDIHPDDQSALSVRNMAEANKGINQFMFALYFIVIFVGSGTLIAGIIGISNIMIFVIKERTKEFGIRKALGAKPSSIIGMVIQESILITTIAGYLGLTLGTYILSAIGDSLEEYFIKDPSVSPGIVIGATIILILSGLLAGYLPAKKAAKIKPIVALRAD; translated from the coding sequence ATGTTTGACTTAGATCGATGGAGAGAAATATTCCAAAGTATAAATAAAAACAAACTACGTTCGGTATTATCTGGTTTTACAGTAGCCTTTGCAATTTTGTTATTCACTCTTTTGTTTGGAATCGTTTCTGGATTACAAAACCAATTTAAAACCGCATTTGTTGATGATGCTACGAATGCAATGTTTGTAAGGGTATGGAAAACTTCAAAGCCATATAAAGGATTACAAACGGGAAGGAGAATACAGTTAAAGAATAAAGATTATAACTATGTTAAAGGAACTTATGAAGATAAAATTCAACATTTAACTGCTAGGATTTATAGAAGTGTAAATATTGCTTATAAGAACAATCAGAACAACTACAGGTTAAGAGCGGTTCATCCAGATCATCAGTTTTTAGAAAAAACGATAATGGATGAAGGAAGGTATATTAACGAGCGTGATTTAAAGAATAAATCGAAAGTTATTGTTATTGGAAGATTGGTAAAGCAAGATTTATTTGGAGAAAAACCAGCATTAGGAAAACAAGTTAATGTAGATGGTATTTCTTACAAAGTAATTGGAATCTTTTCAGATAAAGGAGGAGATAATGAGGAGCGTCAAACCTATATGCCAGTAACAACTGCACAAAAATTGTACGGAAATAATGATTATATAAATCAAATTAATATTGGTTATGATCCAAAATTAAGTTTAGAAGAAGCGATAGCATTTGGAAATCGTTTGGAAAGAGATTTACGAAAGAAATTGGACATTCATCCAGATGATCAAAGTGCTTTATCTGTTAGGAATATGGCGGAAGCAAACAAAGGAATCAATCAATTTATGTTCGCTTTATATTTCATTGTAATTTTCGTAGGGTCAGGAACCTTGATTGCAGGAATTATTGGGATTAGTAATATCATGATTTTTGTGATTAAGGAACGAACAAAAGAATTTGGTATCCGTAAAGCACTAGGAGCGAAGCCTTCTTCAATCATTGGAATGGTAATTCAAGAATCTATTCTAATCACCACCATTGCTGGATATTTAGGTTTAACATTGGGAACTTATATTTTAAGTGCCATAGGAGATAGCTTAGAAGAATATTTTATAAAAGACCCAAGTGTAAGTCCTGGTATTGTAATAGGAGCAACCATTATTTTAATATTATCGGGATTATTAGCTGGATATTTACCAGCAAAGAAGGCGGCAAAAATTAAACCTATTGTAGCACTAAGAGCAGATTAA
- a CDS encoding ABC transporter permease, translating into MKFLFDSDTWQEIYGSIRKNKLRTGITIIGVLWGIFILVVLLGAARGMENNFKRIFGDFATNSVFIWTQRTDMPFKGFQKGRRFNLTFKDIEALKREYKDEIKFLAPRNQTNGNVVRNFKSGAFQVSGDYPILDKIQKKDLIYGRFINQNDINNNTKVCVISEDIYKQLFEKNEMPIGQYVKIAEINYKVVGVYKIAAGIDLDGDTAYIPFTTFQKVYNTANNIDWMTVTANEGYDIIQLEKDLILTLKNLHKVHPDDKRAFGSFNLGDRIDKLNGFLKGMQFLTWFVGIATLIAGVFAIGNILLITVKERTKEIGIRRALGATPISIRRQIILESVFLTTIAGMLGIVFGGAILYVLDITVGSGDDPTLVNPTVNIPIVMLAFLILVILGSVIGLIPAHMATIIKPIEALREE; encoded by the coding sequence ATGAAATTTTTATTTGATTCAGATACTTGGCAAGAGATTTACGGAAGTATTCGTAAAAATAAACTTAGAACTGGTATTACCATTATAGGAGTTTTATGGGGAATATTCATTTTAGTAGTTTTATTAGGAGCTGCTCGTGGAATGGAGAATAACTTTAAAAGAATTTTTGGTGATTTTGCTACCAATAGTGTTTTTATTTGGACACAACGAACAGATATGCCTTTTAAAGGTTTTCAAAAGGGAAGAAGATTTAACTTAACTTTTAAAGATATTGAAGCCTTAAAAAGAGAATATAAAGACGAGATTAAGTTTTTAGCTCCGAGAAATCAAACGAATGGAAATGTGGTTAGAAACTTTAAGTCAGGTGCATTTCAAGTAAGTGGAGATTATCCAATTTTAGATAAGATTCAAAAGAAAGACTTAATTTATGGTAGGTTCATCAATCAAAATGATATCAATAACAACACTAAGGTTTGTGTTATTTCAGAAGATATTTATAAACAGTTATTTGAAAAGAACGAAATGCCTATAGGGCAGTATGTAAAAATAGCAGAGATAAATTATAAGGTAGTTGGAGTATATAAGATAGCTGCAGGAATTGATTTAGATGGAGATACAGCTTATATTCCTTTTACAACATTTCAAAAAGTATACAATACAGCGAATAATATTGACTGGATGACGGTAACAGCTAATGAAGGTTATGATATTATTCAATTAGAAAAAGATTTAATATTAACCCTTAAAAACTTGCATAAAGTACACCCTGATGATAAAAGAGCCTTTGGATCTTTTAATTTGGGAGATAGAATTGATAAGTTAAATGGTTTTTTAAAGGGGATGCAATTTTTAACGTGGTTTGTTGGAATAGCTACCTTAATTGCGGGAGTATTTGCAATTGGTAATATTTTATTAATTACAGTTAAAGAACGTACAAAAGAAATTGGTATTAGAAGAGCTTTAGGAGCAACACCGATTAGTATTCGAAGACAAATTATATTGGAATCAGTTTTCTTAACAACAATTGCAGGAATGCTTGGAATTGTTTTCGGAGGAGCAATATTATATGTTCTAGATATTACCGTAGGTAGTGGAGATGATCCAACATTGGTAAATCCAACTGTTAATATACCAATTGTCATGTTAGCCTTTTTAATATTAGTTATATTAGGATCTGTAATAGGACTAATACCGGCACATATGGCAACAATAATTAAACCAATAGAGGCACTAAGAGAAGAATAA
- a CDS encoding efflux RND transporter periplasmic adaptor subunit, translated as MSKRAKIILGVVLLLFVIILIWLGKKNQKSVITYETEKPFKTTIVKKAVATGKVIPLEEVEIKPQISGIIDKVYLEEGAIVKAGDLIATVRVVPNEQSLQSAKGRINSVQIQLNNAKTQYERNKALFDKGVISSQQFEASELSFNQAKNDLRNAQNDYQIIRKGSAGSAGANTNIRATTSGMIVEIPVKKGYQVIQSNNFNAGTTIATIADMTKMIFEGKVDESEVGKLVRGSNIDVSLGAIEDKKFPAILNFIAPKGTEENGAVQFKIKADVTLDDQYFVRAGYSANADIVLDKKDSILSIKESLLRFDKKTEEPYVEVKTGEDSFEKKTLKLGISDGVNVEVLEGVGADEEIKIWNKASKDDKEKGNN; from the coding sequence ATGAGTAAAAGAGCAAAAATTATTTTAGGAGTTGTATTACTACTATTTGTAATCATACTGATTTGGTTAGGAAAGAAAAACCAAAAGAGTGTAATTACGTATGAAACGGAAAAACCATTTAAAACGACTATTGTTAAAAAGGCAGTAGCAACAGGAAAAGTAATACCTTTAGAAGAAGTTGAAATAAAACCTCAAATTTCTGGAATTATAGATAAAGTATATTTAGAAGAAGGGGCAATTGTAAAAGCAGGTGATTTAATTGCTACTGTAAGAGTAGTACCTAATGAGCAATCATTACAAAGTGCTAAAGGAAGAATAAATTCGGTACAAATTCAGTTGAATAATGCTAAAACTCAATATGAAAGAAATAAAGCTTTATTTGATAAAGGAGTTATTTCTAGTCAACAATTTGAAGCATCTGAATTGTCTTTTAACCAGGCAAAAAATGATTTACGCAACGCTCAAAATGATTATCAAATTATTAGAAAAGGATCTGCTGGATCTGCTGGAGCGAACACGAATATTAGAGCAACTACGTCGGGTATGATTGTTGAAATTCCTGTAAAGAAAGGGTATCAGGTTATCCAATCTAATAACTTTAATGCAGGTACAACTATTGCAACTATTGCTGATATGACTAAAATGATTTTCGAAGGAAAAGTAGATGAATCTGAAGTTGGTAAATTAGTTAGAGGATCTAATATTGATGTTTCATTAGGAGCAATCGAAGACAAAAAGTTCCCAGCAATTTTAAATTTTATAGCACCAAAAGGAACAGAAGAAAATGGAGCAGTACAGTTTAAGATTAAAGCCGATGTAACCTTAGACGATCAATATTTCGTAAGAGCTGGATATAGTGCGAATGCAGATATTGTTTTAGATAAAAAGGATAGTATTTTATCTATCAAAGAGTCTTTATTAAGATTTGACAAGAAAACAGAAGAGCCTTATGTTGAAGTTAAAACTGGAGAAGATAGTTTTGAAAAGAAAACTTTAAAATTAGGTATTTCGGATGGAGTTAATGTTGAAGTATTAGAAGGAGTAGGAGCAGATGAAGAAATTAAAATATGGAACAAGGCCTCAAAAGACGATAAAGAAAAAGGAAATAACTAA
- a CDS encoding DUF6249 domain-containing protein, with product MEVAIVFMFLFAVIFGIFYLFYSTRNKERLALIEKGVDAKIFMQGEKKRSTLTGRVIILNLALLAMGIGVGVLFGALLSSIFGYSGPWEMRPSNAVDSEVFFVSSIFICAGAALFIGFNLTKKLDNE from the coding sequence ATGGAAGTAGCAATTGTATTTATGTTCTTGTTCGCAGTAATCTTCGGAATCTTTTATTTATTCTATTCAACAAGAAATAAAGAACGTTTGGCTTTAATAGAAAAAGGTGTAGATGCTAAAATATTTATGCAAGGAGAGAAAAAACGTTCAACTTTAACAGGAAGAGTTATTATTTTAAACTTAGCCTTATTAGCGATGGGAATTGGAGTTGGAGTTTTGTTTGGAGCGTTATTGAGTTCAATCTTTGGTTACAGTGGCCCTTGGGAAATGCGTCCTAGTAATGCTGTAGATTCAGAAGTATTCTTTGTTTCATCAATTTTTATTTGTGCAGGAGCAGCTTTATTTATTGGATTCAACCTAACCAAAAAATTAGACAATGAATAA
- a CDS encoding RNA polymerase sigma factor codes for MLKGDTNAFAFLVDKYKTMVFSLAYKMLESKEEAEEVSQDTFIKTYKNLSKFKGESKFSTWIYKIAYRTCLDSLKKRKNKYNTDTIDEVTINKIQTTEGILDTIERKERALIIEKCMKDLPEDERSILWMFYFDELSLKEIIEITDFSEANVKVKLHRARKRLLSIVKQKVEPELINHYGRK; via the coding sequence ATCCTAAAAGGAGATACGAATGCTTTCGCTTTTCTAGTAGATAAGTATAAAACGATGGTATTTTCTTTAGCTTATAAGATGTTAGAAAGTAAGGAAGAAGCAGAAGAGGTTTCTCAAGATACTTTTATCAAAACTTATAAGAATTTGAGTAAGTTTAAAGGTGAATCAAAGTTTTCTACATGGATTTATAAAATAGCCTATAGAACCTGTTTAGATAGCCTAAAAAAGAGAAAGAACAAATACAATACAGATACAATAGATGAAGTAACCATCAATAAAATTCAAACAACAGAAGGTATTTTAGATACTATAGAACGAAAAGAACGCGCATTGATTATTGAAAAGTGCATGAAAGACCTTCCGGAAGATGAACGTTCAATTTTATGGATGTTCTATTTTGATGAGTTAAGTTTAAAAGAGATTATCGAGATAACGGATTTTTCAGAAGCGAATGTAAAAGTAAAACTGCATCGAGCTAGAAAAAGATTGTTATCTATTGTAAAACAAAAAGTAGAACCCGAATTAATTAATCATTATGGGAGAAAATAA